CCCAGCATCTCAAAGACTGTCAGCAAAGGAGCTTCTGATGGACCCTTTTCTGCAAGTGAATGGATCAGCAAAGAATCGTCCATTGCCCCTTCCTGATATTGTTATGCCAAAAATAGGAGCTTTTGGTGATCGTTGTCTGATGTCAGAAGGACCAGTGACTACACGGAATAGATCCTCCTCCGTGGATCTTGATTATGATGGAGAGCTTCCTATTATCActtcttttgataaatttgtTGATGCAACAGGATCCAGTTGTCAATGTGTGGAGGTTAGAAGGGCAAAGAATGGCACCACTTTTGTTTTGAAAGGGGAGTGGAACGAAGTAAATTCTGTATCATTAATACTTGGAATAGTTGATCAGAACGGTAAACATTTTCTATGTTGTCACTAATCTGCTTCCATCTGTTCCATTTTTATTGCTCAAAGTTTTCTCTGTTCCTTACATGCAGGTCGTGTGAGGAATATTCATTTCCTGTTCTACCTTGACAGCGATACGGCCCTCTCAGTTTCAGATGAAATGGTTGAGCAACTGGAACTAGAAGACCAGATTGTCGCTTTCATAGCTGAGTCAATTGACGTGCTATTACTGACATTAATACCTCGTTGGAAATCTTGTCTTCCCATCCATCATTTGGTTCCTCCAAATAGAATCCAGGCATCTAAGGGCCCTCGGAAGAACTCCAGTTCACAAGACCATGAAGAGTGGTTAATCGGATCTTCCCAAAAAACAGGGGAATCTGCCAATCATTCGGGTAATTCGTTTTGCCCCAATTATAGATCTTCTGAAGGATCCATTGAAACAACAAAAGGAGACCCTACTACTGATGATTTCAGTCATCAAAATACATCAATGGTGGAAGATTACAGTTCTGTGATGTCATATCTTTCTGCAACCTCACTCGACTTCAAGAAGTTTTCCATTGATTCATATATGTCTGCAGAATCAGGGCATGTTGAGAACTCAGAACCAACCAATGCTGTTTCTTTCCCTAATCCAGACTATGATGACGAGTTGACAAGGGATTTGGAAGTGATTGAACTTCAGTACCAGGAAGCAGTTAATGAGTTGTCCAAGCGACGGGAGGAAGCTATCATGGAGACGAGAAGAAGGGTGTCACAGAAAAGAACAGAGTCAGAATAATAGTTGCTTCTTTTTCCCTCACTCCCCCTCTCCATCTTTTATTTGGAGTCTCGGGGGTTTCTCTAGCAAGTGTAAATATTTTGCCTCTGAAGGAGAAATGAAGCTTGATGAGTAATTTGGAGTGTTTtcccaatttatttatttatttttaaaatggaaagtacaataaaatgagaaaaaaaaaaactattactTGTATGAACACTATATGTTTATAATATGGCATGAGATACATACATATCAAATGCTTATCAGTGTTCCAGTAGCCTTGGTCGCAGGGAGGACGTACTCAAGTTTGATAGTTTGATTATGTGATTGGATTGCCATGTAAGGATGTGTCCCAGAGTGGACTGACTTTTGGGTGGGTTAtcctcacaaaaaaaaaaaaaagcttatcaGTTAGATTGTAAATATAGTCTTGTGATCAAGTTTATCATGTAGGGATGTGTCTCGGGATGGGTCGACTCTTGGGTGGGGTCTCCTCGcccaaaaaaaatgtttattgaGAGTGGGCTAATTCTTGGGTGGGTTCTcctcacccaaaaaaaaatgcttatCAGTTAGAGATTATAAATATATTCTTGTGATGAAGTTTACCATGTAGGGATGTGTCTTAGGATGGATCGACTCTTGGGTGGGTTCTCCTCGACCGAAAAAAATGCTTATTAGTTGGAGATTGTAAGTATTGTCTTGGAATCAACTTTGTTTTTGTTGCTCTGCAGTCCGCACATAAACGCAAAACAATCTGATGAGGATGAGCCTTCTTCAGGTTTGTTGGACCCTAAGTCGAGCCCATCAACACTAGGCCTTCATACGATCAGGCTATTCAGCCCAATTCcgtgaataaaaaaaattaagaacatcCCAAAGTAGGGCGTAAGCCCAAGATAGGCTGGGTCTTAAGAATGATAAACTTTCGTCACACCCATAAGTTTATTAAAGACACACCGTCAAATGAATTTCTTAAAGACATCCCCTAAGTTTCCTAAAGACACTCCGTAAAATGAATTTCTTAAGACCGGCCTTAAGAAATTCATTTTCGCACCAAATATCTTCCCAAGCCCCATCCAAACCTTTACGATTTCCACATTCAAAGCCCTAAATACTCCAACCAGATCCAGTCGTAAGAGGAATAATTTcataatcaagaaaaaaaatttgcaataaTAATCGGAGATATTAACAAGgcaattttagtttttttttttttttttttgggataggAACAAGGCAATTTTAGTGGGGGAATCAAATGAACCTTTTGAGGTACAAGTTATGATATCAAATTATGTTGATTTTAATCtttaatttcaattatttcTAAATGAAAATCAGTATTTGGAAATCCTGGCTGTAAACCAATTATccttatcatcattttcatttcgCAATAGCATTATGACTGCCCATGTTCTTGTTATTGTTGGTAATTAATACTTCATAATTTGGATGTATTAGTTAAtaatatttatgaaaaaaaataatcaatttgTAAATCTATACTTTAAGAAGTTaaattttatgaaaataaaacgagttttttttttgtttcctcacCGCAAGGTGTGGATTGAAGAAGTCCCTTCTAATATTCTGATGCAAATATTAGCTGAGAAACGTGCATGAGAAGAGTACCAAACCATCAATCTCAATTTTGACTTGTGAGTATATGAAGCTGTTGGTTAATTTAccgtttctttcttttgttttttactaGTATGGTAGATTGGGTTTTGTTTCAACCTTTTTCATGTCTCAATAATTATTGTAATCCACCGTTTTGGTACCCCGGATGTCTTTTATGGCCTCCAGTTCTTTTACCTGAGTTTGGGTATCATGATATATATTGGTCTATGacgtttaaaaaaataaataaattttatacaCGTTTTTAGTTGATTtacaaaattaatataaaagtcAAGTAATGAAAAGAGGAGTCATTGTATTGCATCAATATCCCTTAAAGTTTATAAAAAGCAGATTTGTTTTACATCAAATTAACTTGATCTTTAATTAAGGTAGGATAAGTAATCATTATTGGGATTCTTTGAGAGACAAAACGTGACAAAAGTGAGAGTTTTAGGCTTTGATTTacatgattattatttattaatcaaACTATTATTTCATGGAGAGTTCTTCTAATCCCTATTTAAATTCATTGATGAAAAAAGAGAAATCTTGGAGCTGTTAATTTAGTGCAATAATACTAGACATCATTACAGTTCCCacctctattttatttttaataaaaaaaactttattggTAAATTAGGTTTTGGGTTCTTTTTAA
This genomic stretch from Tripterygium wilfordii isolate XIE 37 chromosome 22, ASM1340144v1, whole genome shotgun sequence harbors:
- the LOC119991305 gene encoding probable serine/threonine-protein kinase WNK6 isoform X1, producing MESSEDANEHAEPPDPDVLEVDPTRRYVRYKEVLGKGAFKKVYKAFDEVNGLEVAWSQVRIDDVLQSPEDLERLYSEVHLLKSLKHNNIVRFYNSWIDDKKKTVNIITELFTSGSLRQYRKKHTKVELKAVKGWARQILMGLTYLHNHDPPIIHRDLKCDNIFINGNQGEVKIGDLGLAVVMEQPSAKSVIGTPEFMAPELYDENYNELADIYSFGMCMLEMTTFEYPYCECKNSAQIYKKVSSGIKPASLSRVKDPEVKIFIEKCLLPASQRLSAKELLMDPFLQVNGSAKNRPLPLPDIVMPKIGAFGDRCLMSEGPVTTRNRSSSVDLDYDGELPIITSFDKFVDATGSSCQCVEVRRAKNGTTFVLKGEWNEVNSVSLILGIVDQNGRVRNIHFLFYLDSDTALSVSDEMVEQLELEDQIVAFIAESIDVLLLTLIPRWKSCLPIHHLVPPNRIQASKGPRKNSSSQDHEEWLIGSSQKTGESANHSGNSFCPNYRSSEGSIETTKGDPTTDDFSHQNTSMVEDYSSVMSYLSATSLDFKKFSIDSYMSAESGHVENSEPTNAVSFPNPDYDDELTRDLEVIELQYQEAVNELSKRREEAIMETRRRVSQKRTESE
- the LOC119991305 gene encoding probable serine/threonine-protein kinase WNK6 isoform X2, encoding MESSEDANEHAEPPDPDVLEVDPTRRYVRYKEVLGKGAFKKVYKAFDEVNGLEVAWSQVRIDDVLQSPEDLERLYSEVHLLKSLKHNNIVRFYNSWIDDKKKTVNIITELFTSGSLRQYRKKHTKVELKAVKGWARQILMGLTYLHNHDPPIIHRDLKCDNIFINGNQGEVKIGDLGLAVVMEQPSAKSVIGTPEFMAPELYDENYNELADIYSFGMCMLEMTTFEYPYCECKNSAQIYKKGIKPASLSRVKDPEVKIFIEKCLLPASQRLSAKELLMDPFLQVNGSAKNRPLPLPDIVMPKIGAFGDRCLMSEGPVTTRNRSSSVDLDYDGELPIITSFDKFVDATGSSCQCVEVRRAKNGTTFVLKGEWNEVNSVSLILGIVDQNGRVRNIHFLFYLDSDTALSVSDEMVEQLELEDQIVAFIAESIDVLLLTLIPRWKSCLPIHHLVPPNRIQASKGPRKNSSSQDHEEWLIGSSQKTGESANHSGNSFCPNYRSSEGSIETTKGDPTTDDFSHQNTSMVEDYSSVMSYLSATSLDFKKFSIDSYMSAESGHVENSEPTNAVSFPNPDYDDELTRDLEVIELQYQEAVNELSKRREEAIMETRRRVSQKRTESE